The following proteins are co-located in the Pochonia chlamydosporia 170 chromosome 6, whole genome shotgun sequence genome:
- a CDS encoding FAS1 domain-containing protein (similar to Metarhizium acridum CQMa 102 XP_007813992.1) — translation MKPLTSLILSAIAVTAINFPAQHPMMPLHPSQPQPHIKFKTTNSPPSPKDAPPSTYDPKLQPQVSLSDTIGPLRSISSFSSFTRLCSSTSSLLSDLSTNTTVLAPLNSAIDKLPRKPWESPADYAHIGPQAYDGTGGHDRANRNLFKFVEAHLVGVSPWPEGQKATTLAGREVWWESRNGERVVMPDEVVVERVASRVSNGEVWILKGVVNYE, via the exons aTGAAACCACTCACCAGCCTCATCCTCTCAGCCATCGCCGTCACCGCAATCAACTTCCCAGCCCAACACCCCATGATGCCTCTCCATCCCTCCCAGCCGCAACCGCACATCAAATtcaaaaccaccaactccccTCCTTCTCCCAAAGACGCACCCCCATCAACCTACGACCCCAAACTCCAGCCCCAAGTCTCCCTCAGCGACACCATCGGCCCCCTCCGCTCCATatcatccttctcctcatTCACGCGCCTCTGCTCATCCACGtcctccctcctctccgACCtctccaccaacaccaccgtcCTCGCGCCCCTGAACTCCGCCATCGACAAACTCCCCCGGAAACCGTGGGAGTCTCCCGCCGACTACGCACACATCGGACCCCAAGCCTACGACGGGACGGGCGGGCACGACCGCGCCAACAGAAACCTCTTCAAGTTCGTGGAGGCGCACCTCGTGGGTGTGAGTCCCTGGCCGGAGGGGCAGAAGGCGACTACCCTGGCGGGCAGGGAGGTTTGGTGGGAGAGCAGGAATGGCGAGAGGGTCGTGATGCCggatgaggtggtggtggagaggGTGGCGAGTAGGGTTTCTAATGGGGAGGTG TGGATTTTAAAGGGCGTTGTTAATTACGAGTAG
- a CDS encoding flavocytochrome c (similar to Coccidioides immitis RS XP_001241557.1), producing the protein MPLDGSTGASCQVLWPTATVAAAPQAPKVPLKARTSGPHPRSQPVAVAVTLIRQDSHLRPRLSGNLEWVVPPSSAQSLPFLHTPWKPAKLLKTPVAEIPFRLLLLSPSSLSCLATLSFSPHTRCASLLALPFHERKPQHLFPFSSPLITSHSDIMAPNVIVVGGGLSGLSAAHTIYLAGGNVVLLDKQGFFGGNSTKATSGINGALTRTQVEHNIGDSVKQFYDDTLKSARDKARPDLIKVLTYKSAAAVEWLQDVFDLDLTLVSRLGGHSQPRTHRGHDAKFPGMAITYALMQRIEELSENEPHRVTIIKKARVTSLNKQDNKVTGVTYEVDGKSASIDGPVVLATGGYAADFGETSLLQKHRPDTMGLATTNGTHATGDGQKMVMAIGGNGIDMDKVQVHPTGLVDPKDPGSKWKFLAAEALRGEGGILLNGDGDRFCDELGHRDYVSGMIFKEKDKGKYPVRLILNSKASKTLDFHTRHYSGRGLMRKMTGKELAKEIGCTPDHLQKTFQTYNSIADGKQKDPWGKKFFHNMPVDIDDDFHVALMEPVLHFTMGGIEINDKAQVLNQEKKPFDGLFACGELAGGVHGANRLGGSSLLGCVVYGRVAGDSASNYLFQQALSGTAAGAAAQRLGQISLHLDPSAPGKLTVEWANGGSGSGAVAVQQQASAAPAAAAPAGESAAKAKPDPKAFKIPETEYTMEEVAKHNKEGDLWVVVKGVVMDLSNWLDEHPGGPQAIKNFMGRDATEEFEMLHDDEVIPKYAPEQVIGRVKGQEPTLEF; encoded by the exons ATGCCGCTAgatgggtcaactggtgcttCTTGCCAAGTGCTGTGGCCCACGGCAACTGTCGCCGCAGCACCCCAAGCACCCAAGGTCCCTTTGAAGGCAAGAACGTCCGGGCCACACCCCCGTTCCCAGCCAGTGGCAGTAGCCGTCACTCTCATCAGACAAGACAGCCATCTTCGACCTCGGCTGTCTGGAAATCTGGAGTGGGTTGTTCCCCCGTCCTCGGCGCAAAGCCTCCCATTCCTTCACACGCCCTGGAAACCTGCGAAACTTCTTAAAACTCCAGTCGCCGAGATCCCTTTcagacttcttctcctctccCCATCATCTCTGTCTTGCCTTGCCACTCTCTCATTTTCGCCTCATACCCGCTGTGCATCGTTGCTAGCTCTTCCATTTCACGAGCGCAAACCACAGCATCTGTTTCCTTTCTCCTCCCCTCTCATAACCTCACATTCAGACATCATGGCTCCTAACgtcattgttgttggtggtggcc TGTCTGGCCTGAGTGCCGCTCACACCATCTACCTTGCCGGTGGCAACGTTGTTCTCCTGGATAAGCAGG GTTTCTTCGGAGGAAACTCCACCAAAGCCACATCTGGTATCAATGGTGCCTTGACCCGGACACAAGTCGAACACAACATTGGCGACAGTGTCAAGCAGTTCTACGACGATACTCTCAAGTCAGCCCGTGACAAGGCTCGCCCTGACCTCATCAAGGTCCTTACCTACAAGTCCGCTGCCGCCGTTGAGTGGCTGCAGGACGTCTTCGACCTCGATCTCACTCTCGTCTCCCGTCTCGG TGGCCACTCACAGCCCCGAACCCACCGTGGTCACGATGCCAAGTTCCCTGGTATGGCCATCACCTATGCCCTCATGCAGCGCATCGAGGAGCTCTCCGAGAACGAGCCCCACCGTGTCACGAtcatcaagaaggctcgcGTCACTAGCTTGAACAAGCAGGACAACAAGGTCACTGGTGTTACCTACGAGGTCGACGGCAAGTCTGCTTCTATCGACGGTCCCGTCGTTCTGGCCACTGGTGGCTATGCCGCCGACTTTGGCGAGACCTCTCTGCTCCAGAAGCATCGCCCTGACACCATGGGTCTTGCTACCACCAACGGCACCCACGCCACTGGTGACGGTCAGAAGATGGTTATGGCCATTGGCGGTAACGGcatcgacatggacaaggttCAGGTCCATCCtactggtctggttgacccTAAGGACCCTGGATCCAAGTGGAAGTTCCTGGCTGCCGAGGCCCTGCGTGGCGAGGGCGGTATCCTCCTcaacggtgatggtgacCGATTCTGCGATGAGCTCGGCCACCGTGACTACGTCTCTGGCATGAtcttcaaggagaaggacaagggTAAATACCCCGTCCGCCTCAttctcaactccaaggcCTCCAAGACCCTGGACTTCCACACCCGCCACTATTCCGGACGTGGTCTCATGCGCAAGATGACCGGCAAGGAGTTGGCCAAGGAGATTGGCTGCACTCCGGACCACCTTCAGAAGACCTTCCAAACCTACAACTCGATTGCCGATGGCAAGCAGAAGGATCCTTGGGGCAAGAAGTTCTTCCACAACATGCCCGTCGACATCGATGATGACTTCCACGTCGCCCTCATGGAGCCTGTCCTCCACTTCACCATGGGTGGTATTGAGATCAACGACAAGGCTCAGGTCCTCAaccaggagaagaagccctTCGACGGTCTCTTCGCATGTGGCGAGCTTGCAGGTGGTGTCCACGGCGCCAACCGTCTCGGTGGTTCCTCATTGCTCGGCTGCGTCGTCTACGGTCGTGTTGCTGGTGACTCTGCCAGCAACTACCTGTTCCAGCAGGCTCTGTCTGGCACTGCCGCTGGTGCCGCCGCCCAGCGTCTTGGACAAATCTCTCTCCACCTCGATCCCTCTGCCCCTGGCAAGCTGACCGTCGAGTGGGCCAACGGTGGCTCGGGCTCCGGTGCTGTTGCCGTCCAGCAGCAGGCCAGCGCTGCtcccgctgccgccgctccCGCCGGTGAGTCCGccgccaaggccaagccCGACCCCAAGGCCTTCAAGATTCCCGAGACCGAATACACTATGGAGGAGGTCGCTAAACATAACAAGGAGGGCGATCTGTGGGTGGTAGTTAAGGGCGTTGTCATGGACCTCAGCAACTGGCTCGACGAGCACCCCGGCGGTCCCCAGGCCATCAAGAACTTCATGGGCCGTGATGCCACCGAGGAGTTTGAGATGTTGCACGACGACGAAGTTATCCCCAAGTACGCTCCCGAACAGGTTATTGGCCGTGTCAAGGGCCAAGAGCCAACCCTCGAGTTCTAA